Below is a genomic region from Verrucomicrobiia bacterium.
GGCGATGTCTCAACCGGTGGCGGACGGTAAAACAAAGGCTTCCCGCAGTCGCGCCGATGCTGTCCCAAAGGACATCCAGCAAATCAGGAACGCGCTCGGGGATATAATGCTGCAGCCATTCGGTCGCCCCTCCCCACATCAGGCAGGCCGCGATGACCAGCGCGAATATTTTAAAGTCCGTCATCCGGTAGGAAGCTACTCTCCGCCCGAAGCGCAGATAAAAAGACATCAGATAAGCAAAAATGGCGTAAGAAATGACGTGAGCAAAAGGATGAAGATATTCTTTCGGAAGGATTTTATTGGTAATCCATCCCGGCTGGACCGCCCAGAAAAGCAGCAGCCCCGCCCACATAAGCGAGGCCTTGAGAAATTGTCTCCTCTTATGAGAAAGCGTCAGCATCTATCGTCTAACGCCTGCTCTTGAAGATTTCGGACGTGACTTTGGCTTCGATGAACTTGCTGTAGTCCGTAACTCTTTTCCGACCGCGGGGAATTCTCGTGTTCCGCCTCAAGGGATGCTTGATCAGCGGGCCCACGTGATAAAGAGTCGTCTTGGATTTGCTGTCCATTTCCGGATAGATCTTGTTCATGGGTACATTTTTTTTGATCGATTGCACTTCCGCAAGAAAAGTACCTTGATGGGACATGAAGGCGATAAAATCCACTTCATGCCCGGCAAGATTTGCATAAGTGCCGCTCGAGCGGATGTGACGCAGGATCATGTTCGTAATTTCGACGACCATGACGGTTCTGTTGTCGATTTCTTCGGTCATGACGATTTCCTTTTTTGAGATGCAGCCGTACTCATCTTACTAAAAAGACGGGGCCTTTTTAATATCCTTCTTTATTTTTTTACGATAAACTACCGCCCGACATGGCGCGTTCCAAAAAATCCAAAAAGAAGACGACGTTCTTTTCCGGTCTGAAGCTGGGCGCCGTGGCCCTCGGTGCCGTCCTCCTGATCAGCTTTAAAGGTCCCGAGCCTCTGAAACGCTTCGCCGGAAATCTTTTTTCCCGCCTGCGGGCTCCCTTGTCGGCTCCGTCCGTTTCAAAAAAACCCAAGCTTGTTTTCATCATCGATGATATCGGTTATCACCTAAACTACGAAAAAGAATTGCGCGATCTGGGCGACGATGTCGTCTATGCCGTCCTGCCTATGCTTCCCTACTCAAAACATTTTGGCCTCCTCAGCGAAAAGACCCACGCCGAGGTGATCCTCCACCTCCCGCTGGAAACCGTGGATGGGACGGTGCCGGGCCGCGGGTTGATTACCCGGCAGATGCCCGAGTCCCAGATTCTCGAAGTGCTTCGGACGAATCTGGACTCAGTGCCGCATCATCTGGGAGCCAATAATCACATGGGCTCTCTCGGCACGAGCGATCCCGCCCTCATGCGAGTCATCTTGAAAGAATTCAAAAAGCAAAATTTGCTTTTCCTAGACAGCTATACGACCCCGAACACGGTTATTCCGGCCGTGGGCAAGGAACTCGGAATGCAAATCATGAAACGCGACGTTTTTCTGGACAACGTGGACGAAAAACCCGCCATCCGGGAACAGATCCGGAAACTCAAGACCATCTCGAAAAGCCGGGGGTATGCCATCGGCATCGGCCATTACCGCTACAACACTCTCACCGAACTCAAAGAACAGATTCCCCGCTTAAAAGCCGAAGGCTTCGAAATCATTTCTCTCAGACAAATGTCACGCGTCGCGAAAAGCAAAAAATCGCGCTGATTACCGGCTCGCGGAGCTGCGTTTCGCGCTCTTCCCCCGCTTTGCCGCGGCGGGCTTTTTCTTCTTTGCCAGAGGCGATTCCGGCTTCACCAGGAAACCTTCGACCGTTCCCAAAACCCGCGACTTTTCGAGATCGAGCGCCGGCATCGAATCCAAAACACTTTGAAAGACAAGTCCCCACAAAGGGCGCAGCAGCACTTGTTCGTCCGCCGAAAAGCATGCGTTGAAAAAACTCTCCTTGGCTTCCGGCCTGAAAAGGCGTCCCGTCTCATCAAAGGCTTTGTCCCTGAAATCACGGATCGCCGCAAGCGAGAGCGGCTCCAGGCTCCGCTTCATGTCCAGCACCGTACGGACAAAAAAAGTACCAAGCGCAGAATAGAGGTTACACCCATTCCGAAATGCCGGTTTCACGAGCCTGGGAAAGGCCGAGGGATCGCTTCGGGCAATAAAATTATGAATATTCGAGATTTGATCGAGCGACTGGCGGGCCCTTGTCAAATCTTCCGAGTTATGGAAATCCCTGAGATGTTCCAGATTGTCGATGCTTTCAAAATCGTAATGGCGCGGGATGTTTTCCAAAAGGCCCGTCATGATGAAGTCGTAAGGCAGGCTCAAAAAATCGCGAAAAATCTCGGGTTTGTTCTCCCAGTATTTCGAAACGATTTTTTTTGCTCCGTCGCGCAGTAAAAATAGTTCGTAGATCCCGTAACGGAATACGGTCTCGACCCAGCGGGTTTTTAGCAGCGAAACCGCCTGGGGAAAATCTTTTTGGCTGAGCACTTCGAGGCCCAGATTGACCAGGGCCCGGGTCCGCTGAACGGCCCATTTCATTTTATCTTCGGAGGTGAGGTCCATGCCGTGAGCCACGATCAGCTTATTGGCGATCCAGGCAAGTTCTTCATAAACGCCTTCCAAAGACAGAGGATCTTCCTGGCCCAAAAGGGAAAGGGCATCGTCTAGGAAATGCTTCTTCAAATCCCAAAGAACGGGATACTGGCTTGCGATCGAAGCTGTCTTGGACTCTCCGTCCGGCCTGCGATTGTCTCTTTTCGCAGGAAAATGG
It encodes:
- a CDS encoding divergent polysaccharide deacetylase family protein; translated protein: MARSKKSKKKTTFFSGLKLGAVALGAVLLISFKGPEPLKRFAGNLFSRLRAPLSAPSVSKKPKLVFIIDDIGYHLNYEKELRDLGDDVVYAVLPMLPYSKHFGLLSEKTHAEVILHLPLETVDGTVPGRGLITRQMPESQILEVLRTNLDSVPHHLGANNHMGSLGTSDPALMRVILKEFKKQNLLFLDSYTTPNTVIPAVGKELGMQIMKRDVFLDNVDEKPAIREQIRKLKTISKSRGYAIGIGHYRYNTLTELKEQIPRLKAEGFEIISLRQMSRVAKSKKSR
- a CDS encoding VanZ family protein, whose product is MLTLSHKRRQFLKASLMWAGLLLFWAVQPGWITNKILPKEYLHPFAHVISYAIFAYLMSFYLRFGRRVASYRMTDFKIFALVIAACLMWGGATEWLQHYIPERVPDLLDVLWDSIGATAGSLCFTVRHRLRHRRK
- a CDS encoding DUF6178 family protein, with translation HFPAKRDNRRPDGESKTASIASQYPVLWDLKKHFLDDALSLLGQEDPLSLEGVYEELAWIANKLIVAHGMDLTSEDKMKWAVQRTRALVNLGLEVLSQKDFPQAVSLLKTRWVETVFRYGIYELFLLRDGAKKIVSKYWENKPEIFRDFLSLPYDFIMTGLLENIPRHYDFESIDNLEHLRDFHNSEDLTRARQSLDQISNIHNFIARSDPSAFPRLVKPAFRNGCNLYSALGTFFVRTVLDMKRSLEPLSLAAIRDFRDKAFDETGRLFRPEAKESFFNACFSADEQVLLRPLWGLVFQSVLDSMPALDLEKSRVLGTVEGFLVKPESPLAKKKKPAAAKRGKSAKRSSASR